GCGCTGCCGCTGCCTGGATGCCTCCTCTACGCTCCCCCTGTCCTGTCTTgccaaggtaaaaaaaaaaaaaatcatcttacTAGCATCGAAAACATTTTCTGGCATTCGTGAATCGTAAACCAACACTGGCTCCTTGCAAATTTTGCCGTATTCCAGTGCCGGTGCAGGAGCAGACGGACGCGCCACCGGCAGCAACAGAGGCAGCAACCGCGACCGAGACCACCGTCGATTCACCACCACCTCAGGCCGTCGTAATGCCTCCATCCAAGAAGTCGAAGAGGAGCGCCGACGGTGAGAATGCTGATGACGATCAGGGGATGAACGGGAACTATGGCAACGGCTACGGCAGCGGCAACGGCAAAGGCAACGGCGGAGCTAAGAAGAAGACAGCCAGCCGCAGCGAAGCACGCCGGCGTACCAACGTCGACGAGGGGATCAGAACACACCTCCTGACGTTTGTGGTGGTCATGGCTGCATTTTGGTTCTCAATTATATGATCAGTTAATAATAGGCTTGTAACTGCAAAGTTCAGGTAAATAGTGTATAGGCTTGCCCCTTTGGTCATGGAGCATAATAtgttctccaaaaaaaaaaaactatgaccACTAATTTTTGTAACAGCCAATGACATCATAATATATGAAGGCATCTCTCCAGACGAATCTACATGATTTAATTTTTGTGTATCGAAGCTAAAATATATGGGAAAACATAGCTACCCAAAGTTCAACACTGGATGCACCAACATATGTTTGTACTTACATTGAGTTCTTCAGATCCAAATAGCAACCTCAGCAGAGCAGACCCAGTGCATCCAGGTAGGACCAGAAACGCCATTACCAGTAAATTTCAGCCTGCAAGCCCCGTATGTTCTCTCTTACCTTCCTACTTCCAGTCGTGGATGAGTAATAATGtgccagaaaaaaaatgtgcttCTCTGCAAGGTTAGGAAACACTCCAAATAACTTGAGAAGCAGTATAAGAACGATCTCTCTGATTAAAATAAGAGCAATTAAATAATTATGTTGGACTACACGTCAGAGGACACCTCACAAAGAGGTATTGAGATATCCATGAGATCAAGAAATACATGAGGTAAGTACATCATGGTTCTGTTCTACCGTGGTAACTCACTGAGCACCACACTTGTCGGCAATGCTGTAGCATCTGTAGAAACAGAAGGCATCCCCTTGGAGAAGCTGCAAGATTTTATTGCTGTTGTATCTACACTAGATTTAGTGTTTCAGAAGAATATTTTCATACTAAATGCGGTGCTGCAACACATGGTTTTTTTATGAATAACATACACCCTTTGTTCTACATCAAGTGCAGTGCTCATAGATAAGGTATCCGCTGGCAGATATTTGAGTTTTAAAGTATAGAGACCAACTAAAGGAATGTCTCATCATGGTTCACCAGAATTTCATGGGAATCTTTCATGCGTTGCAAATTTCATAGGTTATTATAGCCTCATCGTTTGGAGGATAAAGCGAAACGacatatttacaaatgaaaaataatttttgaataaaactttCATGTACttgttcttaacgatctaaaagcaaaggctaaaaTATAATCTGCGATGAAAGAACaccaaaatcagctccaaatttaagattgaaaattcaaattttggctgataagcataagcataagtgtGCAATATGCACAAACCAATAGCAAAGAAGCTCCTTCAGGCTTAGTGGCTTACAGTATATACATGCAGATCACCAAAAGAAACAAGATGCTGAGTACTGCTATTTGAACCGTTTGAAGGATAACAATCCTATCTATCAAGAGGATAAACACATAATCATGTTCTTAGTACTTGTGCAATAAATCTAAAACTCCAAGGCACAATAAATCCATTGGTATAGTAGGAATAGATTAAATTGTACCTGAGTTTCTCCAAGTTGTTTGGTTGTATCAGTGCCACATCcttaaggccttgttcggtttggaggggattgaggggAATAATTCTACaccacaataggtgtggaataacCCATGGATTGAGGGGGAATTATTCAAACCCATGAATTCGTCTTTAATTATCTATCCCATAATTTTTCTGGCATGGCATGATGCTATGCAGCACACCATCTGCCAAAAAGTTTATAAGCTTCTCCAGATAGACTGttaatacatattttttcttgTGATTAATAAAGTTATGCTGTTACAGGTTCTTAACAAACATAAAAATTTAGTGGAAGTTTGAACGATTTTGATAACTCATGATGTAATCCATTCTTAGTGTTTGTATTGATAAATAGAAGCATATTTGTAATGGACTAATGGTTCATGTTCTGATCAACAGCTACCAGCCTACCAGTCCATAATCGGATATAGTACTGCAAATTTACACTTCTTGTCATGGATCATCACACGACGACAAAGGGACACACCCACTCATAATATTTTTCTGATAGAACTTGGAAATGGCTGCACCAGGCAAAGGCCTAGGCATCATGGGCAATTATCACAGCAATAGAAGCAGGTGCAGAGCAGTGGTAGCATAGATGTTCACATGTGCACAACAATGACATGTTGTTGACCAAATGGTCTTATGGCCCAAGGAATCCAATTAAGTAGCTGTCAGCGAAGTTCATAGTCTACTATAGTATCAGTAATCAGAGCCTATAGTTAGTAAGAGTATGAAGTTACATATCGTTCCCTAGAGTTTGGTTGCTCATTCTATAAAAGAGATAGCATGCATCCATTATCAACCAAGCAAAAGATATGTCTCAGTTGATCTACTTCTCTAGTCCCTTTGCATTTCTATCTCCACATTCTAATATCATAAACCCCTTCAAGCCATGTCGTTTGGCAATTCCTCTACATGGTAGTTACCCAGATGTGAATCCAGGTTCACATCACCTTCACTTGGTTAAAATGGGCATGTTTTTATTGCCGAGCTAATGAAATCTCTAAAACCAACCAACAATGGAGAGAAGAGTACAAAAGTGTTTGATTCCAACTCCCACTGCGCTGCACTGCAGCAACCAATGCTAAGGGAACAATTTAGTTGTTTGAACGAAGAAACATGATTCACTTATCTGCCCATCATCCTACCGAATCATGGATGCAAAAGTTCAGGTTGTGTTTTGTTCATTTTATTACGATGTGTAGTTGTGGACCCCAAAATGATTAAGCATCATCCACATGTGAATCTCATTTGGCTTGTATGGTTTGATTCACACTAGCAATGCCAAACAAATGAAGTTGTTTATTTTAATTTCTATAATACTTAGCTTCTTCTTAATTATGAACATACCTCCTTCAGTTATGTATCCCTTATttagtattccctccgtcccaaaatatagcaacctagtactTGATTAGACCCCCAgtctagatttgtagtactgGGTGGTGTCTAATTGAGTACTagtttgctatattttgggacggagtgagtTTTTAAAAATAGGACTATTGAAGTACTTCTGATTCTAAATTGACCAACATTTTTGAACAGGAAAAATATGTATACTGTTGTAAATATTAGTGgccaaagtttaaaattttccAGTTGCATGAGTTCTAGAACATTATTTTAGGAATAATCACATTATGCATGCTACTATGGTGAATATAATTTCACAATGGAGCTCCAGTTCAAACAGAATAGGAGTTATGAATTAATGTGAAAACTGAACATAATCCAGTTGGACTAAAAAAGAGATCCAGTCAGGCAATACATTACCAAGTTTTTCTTGCAACAAGAAACATGAAATTATTGCTCAGATTGTTGAGATGATTTATCCTCTTTAGCTGATGGCTTCATGTGCAATATTGACACAATCGCTCATCAAGCAATTTGTTGCACATTAACTAGGTGCTGCCACTCTGCCGAAAAGCCCTATACAAGAAGGACAATAAACGGAACAATTTATACATCTGGTGGCACGTCAGTGGCTCCTCCGAGTCCATTAGCAGGCTTTTTACGCTTTGACAATGACCTTctgtaaagaaaaagaaagtgcAATGACCGATTCAAACAAGTAATATACCATTTAAATTGTTACTATATGTGGTCTTTGACTTGAAAAATGAAATTCCTTTCAGGAAAGTTACCTctttgtcattttcttggtgGTGGTTACACCCAAATTTGATATGTCGAAATCAATTGCTCTCTCGTTCATGATATTGTCACCATGCCTATTGGTTTTAAATTTTACTGCTGCTGCCTCTACACTTTCCAGAGGTTGGAAATTGTGTTTTGATTTTTCCTTCCTCATCGTACTAATACTGAAGCCATTAGGCCGAGCTTCACTGAATGTATCCTGCAATAGAGCGGTGGACATAACTAATGAGAAACACAGGACAACGGATAAAACAGGAAAGAATTTGACCTATTACTTCATATGAAAAACTTCCAATTTAAAGAGACAGCGATACAAATACAAAAGAACTTGTAAATTTGAAGTCTTCAATCCATTCTAGGCCTTGTAGGACAGTGAAGAAGATATGAGTGCACTTATGGGAAACATCATGCATGTCTTGTGTAAAATATATTGAACAATATGACAATTAGTTCCATTAGAATGCATGATCAAGTTATTATTGCAGCTTCTCAAATAACTTATGTACAGGCAAGGATCAGGGCAAGTCATATCACATATTAGTTtctttatatgtatatattttttgacaGTTTATTTCATAGCATTTTTCCTAGACAAGGGCAATTGATCAACATAATAGTTAATATCATTACAATTGACAGTCATTGTAGCCTCATATTAAGTCATCACATAACAAAGATATATCAGTTAAAGGTAAAATTAGCTAATATCTAGATGCAAAAACAAAGGTGTTTAATTGAACAAAATCCTATAGTAGAAGGGCTGAAATCAAATCAAACCAGATGTAAAGACTTCAAGTCATCAATACAAAAAATTGAATATCAATATGCTGGATGGGGCATCACAAGAATGCCCTATAAGAACATAATATGTTCTAGGCAATAAACATAATAATCATCCATTACAAATACAATAAATTTCCATAGATCTAAGTAAAAAAACCATAACAGGAGGGAACTTACTGAAAACATTGGAGATTGTGTTTCTGTCGATGAACCTGACCCACCAAAAGGTCTTATGTTTTCAGCTCTGGGTGCATCATCAGGCGAATTTACCACGAGTGCTGTTTCAGAAATTTCTTGTGTTGTTTGAGTTCCTTGGTTGCGAAGTGCACTTTTCAGATTTTTCCTTGTCCTTTTGACATTCTTGCTACTGCTTTTCTTATCAGCCATGCTGTTACATTGAACTATATCCTGTTCTGGCACTTTAAGTCCCTTATCACATGGCGTTTTCTTTGACCGTTTCTTTGCCACTGTTTCAGTTTTACATACATCATTTGATGGACCAAACTCAGGGCCAATTTCAGATACACCTTCTACTTTGTGCTTTGTTTGAGCATCCTTATCGTTGCACATTTCTTGATGTAATTTGATTTTCCTTTTAATAATAGATTCTTCAGGCTCTTCGTTATAAGATGTGTTCTCTGTTGAATTTTTTGCACTTTGGTGTATTGATTCTTCCGGCAGGTCATAAACTGAAGATGTGCTAGCATTATCATTTGTCCCAATACTGTCTATTTCTGAACTAGCCTGTGTTTCATTGTGACTTCTACTTATTATGTTGTTTTTCTGATTTGCAAGAACTATCTGTTTGTGATCCCTAATAGAGCTGGATGGTTCTAGTTCTTGCATGGATTGTGCATTACCTCTCATCAGATCCACAGGCTCCTCACCGATTCTCTGAGGTGATTTTGTAATCAAAATATCAGCCATTGCTGGAtttatacaagcttctttagtTATCATGCTTACTCTATGAGAAATTTCTTCGTACTGAACTGTCTGAGCATCATAATTTGCAAAGGTACTTTGTGCTTCAATTTCTTGAAAGTAATTGAGATCATTCCGATTAATATCCACGGGTATTTCCTTACTTTCTGATTCAGATGGTATGCTGTTGGAACAGCCAGATGACAAATCACCAGTTGTTTTTGAGGCAACATTAATGCTAAACTTGTGTGAATTATCATTTGTACCAATCACATCTGTATCACTACTGATCTGTGATGATTTTATTCCAAAAATGCCATCCACATTCTTCACACTTATGTCTGGAAATTGTTTTTGTCCTTCAAATTCAGATGATGGGATGCTGATACTATTAAGACCGTCAATACATTCATCTGGAGAACCAATCTGTTCTTCTATTTCAACCACGTGCACCATGGGTATACTATCCTTTGCATCAGTCGGCATATCATTAGTAGGTGTGTCCACAGGTGGTTCAATATCTCCAACATTATTCTGATTTTTTACACTATTGTCCATGACTTGTGCACTGCTTTTGAAATCCACAGACGACTCCACAGTTTCCCCAATAATATTATTGGATATACTGATATCAGGTAATTCAGCACAGCCTAAGACATCATTGAGATATACAGAACACTGACCATGACTTGCAGAAACCTCTTGGCCATTGGTAGCAGCAGGGTGTGGAAACAACACAGAATGTTTGCTCTTTGTTTTGCTTTGTTCAAGGATTCCTTCAAGTAACGTGTGAACATTTGTTACCATTCTTCTGGTCTCTGTTATAATTACATCATAACAAGTAGCAACACTACAGTAACCAAATACACTACTGAGGTCAAACAATTCTCTAGATTGCTTGGCTCTTTTGATGTTATTCATCAATTTGTGCCTGTCTAATTGTGGTCTTCCCAATAAATCTTCTGGACATTTTACATTCTTGAGAACCTTGATTCCACCTTTGCCCGATTCACCCTTGTTCATCCGAGGCCTAAGAATGTCAAACATGTTCCTTGACAGGTATTTCTTACCATTTCCCCAAATCAACTTGGACACCGCAAGCAAAACACAAGCAGCACACAGCGCAGCAAAACCGCTCCATGCAATGCTCCTCAAACGAGGCTTGTCTATTTGCACAGCC
The Oryza sativa Japonica Group chromosome 6, ASM3414082v1 DNA segment above includes these coding regions:
- the LOC4340954 gene encoding uncharacterized protein; protein product: MTSPVNLPHHHHLRCRLHAAAALLHLLVLLGGGGGAAMARAQAIPTSCCGMFEGLDLAPCLQDAVAGAGAGIGIAGGNISGACCSSLNQALDAGHRCLCSLLLPSNGGGAGVRVLASLAAALPTLPLALPLPGCLLYAPPVLSCQVPVQEQTDAPPAATEAATATETTVDSPPPQAVVMPPSKKSKRSADGENADDDQGMNGNYGNGYGSGNGKGNGGAKKKTASRSEARRRTNVDEGIRTHLLTFVVVMAAFWFSII
- the LOC4340955 gene encoding uncharacterized protein encodes the protein MTIPIPTPVVYPEMAGSASSPYVAPLISSRITGRLRPASARTDPLGLAAAAAAVRVRSWRRFAGARCEVALLPARRISAQPRRRNALREKASPPLPADPQVLEESGSLDVQRLPDLDREPGISGGLDAVTSGNIVSKWNLEGGSDVVGLGVAQTGPGIVGRGGNTEVQGRGGNVEEVMISRAGAMANQFGSGECEVPTLSSSFPFLTVEAKEPLVVDAQFLAVQIDKPRLRSIAWSGFAALCAACVLLAVSKLIWGNGKKYLSRNMFDILRPRMNKGESGKGGIKVLKNVKCPEDLLGRPQLDRHKLMNNIKRAKQSRELFDLSSVFGYCSVATCYDVIITETRRMVTNVHTLLEGILEQSKTKSKHSVLFPHPAATNGQEVSASHGQCSVYLNDVLGCAELPDISISNNIIGETVESSVDFKSSAQVMDNSVKNQNNVGDIEPPVDTPTNDMPTDAKDSIPMVHVVEIEEQIGSPDECIDGLNSISIPSSEFEGQKQFPDISVKNVDGIFGIKSSQISSDTDVIGTNDNSHKFSINVASKTTGDLSSGCSNSIPSESESKEIPVDINRNDLNYFQEIEAQSTFANYDAQTVQYEEISHRVSMITKEACINPAMADILITKSPQRIGEEPVDLMRGNAQSMQELEPSSSIRDHKQIVLANQKNNIISRSHNETQASSEIDSIGTNDNASTSSVYDLPEESIHQSAKNSTENTSYNEEPEESIIKRKIKLHQEMCNDKDAQTKHKVEGVSEIGPEFGPSNDVCKTETVAKKRSKKTPCDKGLKVPEQDIVQCNSMADKKSSSKNVKRTRKNLKSALRNQGTQTTQEISETALVVNSPDDAPRAENIRPFGGSGSSTETQSPMFSDTFSEARPNGFSISTMRKEKSKHNFQPLESVEAAAVKFKTNRHGDNIMNERAIDFDISNLGVTTTKKMTKRRSLSKRKKPANGLGGATDVPPDV